The proteins below are encoded in one region of Peribacillus muralis:
- the recA gene encoding recombinase RecA yields the protein MSDRQAALDMALKQIEKQFGKGSIMKLGEQSDRRISTISSGSLALDVALGVGGYPRGRVIEIYGPESSGKTTVALHAIAEVQKTGGTAAFIDAEHALDPAYSQKLGVNIDELLLSQPDTGEQALEIAEALVRSGAVDIIVIDSVAALVPKAEIEGEMGDSHMGLQARMMSQALRKLSGAINKSNTIAIFINQVREKIGVMFGNPETTPGGRALKFYSTVRLEVRRAEQLKQGNEIVGNKTKIKVVKNKVAPPFRQAEVDIMYGQGISQEGEIIDMGAELDIVLKSGSWYSYNEERVGQGRENAKMFLKENQDIALEISQKIRDHYNLDGEHELPPEEAEEEHFELLD from the coding sequence GTGAGTGATCGTCAAGCGGCTTTAGACATGGCTTTAAAACAAATTGAAAAGCAATTTGGTAAAGGTTCCATCATGAAACTTGGAGAACAGTCAGATCGTAGGATTTCAACGATTTCAAGTGGTTCATTGGCATTGGATGTAGCATTGGGAGTTGGCGGGTATCCAAGGGGACGGGTCATTGAGATATATGGACCTGAAAGCTCAGGTAAAACGACCGTTGCATTGCATGCCATTGCAGAAGTGCAAAAAACTGGCGGTACTGCAGCATTCATTGACGCCGAGCATGCTTTAGATCCTGCATATTCTCAAAAACTAGGTGTGAATATTGATGAATTGCTTCTTTCACAGCCCGATACAGGTGAACAAGCCTTGGAAATCGCTGAAGCGCTAGTTCGCAGTGGAGCGGTTGACATCATTGTCATTGACTCGGTTGCAGCTCTTGTTCCTAAAGCTGAAATCGAAGGAGAAATGGGAGATTCCCATATGGGTCTGCAAGCCCGGATGATGTCCCAGGCTCTAAGGAAGCTATCTGGTGCCATTAATAAATCAAATACCATCGCCATTTTCATTAACCAAGTTCGTGAAAAAATCGGTGTAATGTTCGGGAATCCGGAAACGACTCCAGGAGGCCGGGCATTGAAGTTCTATTCGACTGTGCGTCTGGAAGTGCGTCGTGCGGAACAATTAAAACAAGGCAATGAAATCGTCGGTAATAAAACTAAAATCAAAGTCGTGAAAAACAAGGTTGCACCGCCATTCCGTCAAGCGGAAGTTGATATTATGTATGGTCAAGGTATTTCGCAGGAAGGTGAAATCATTGATATGGGTGCAGAACTGGATATCGTCCTGAAAAGTGGTTCTTGGTATTCATACAATGAAGAACGTGTTGGACAAGGACGGGAAAACGCGAAGATGTTCTTGAAAGAAAATCAAGATATCGCTCTGGAGATTTCTCAGAAAATCAGGGATCATTATAATCTTGATGGAGAGCATGAGCTACCACCAGAGGAAGCGGAAGAGGAACATTTTGAATTGCTTGATTAA